A genomic stretch from Mycobacterium paraterrae includes:
- a CDS encoding maleylpyruvate isomerase family mycothiol-dependent enzyme, producing MDYAVEFLEQNRAFGELIRGGEASAPIPTCPGWNLDQLLRHVGRGDRWAAQLITDRVDDYLDPRTVPNGKPPSDPDGAIAWLHEGAQRLIDAIDDVGAESPVWTFLGSRPASWWVRRRLHEATVHRADAALALGVGYSLTPELAADAISEWLERVAAQAGSNEAALPLDDGQTVHLHADDHGLGAAGEWTIRAGGHRITWSHGHDKGDVALRGGAVDLLLAVVRRVAVADTDIAVFGDASIWQNWLDRTPF from the coding sequence GTGGACTATGCGGTCGAGTTTCTCGAGCAGAACCGCGCCTTCGGCGAGCTGATCCGCGGCGGCGAAGCCTCCGCCCCGATCCCGACGTGTCCGGGCTGGAACCTTGACCAGCTGCTGCGTCATGTCGGTCGCGGTGACCGGTGGGCCGCGCAGCTCATCACCGACCGCGTCGACGACTACCTCGATCCGCGCACGGTCCCGAACGGCAAGCCGCCATCCGACCCGGACGGGGCGATCGCCTGGCTGCACGAGGGGGCTCAGCGGCTCATTGACGCGATCGACGACGTCGGTGCGGAGAGCCCGGTGTGGACTTTCCTGGGCTCGCGTCCGGCCTCCTGGTGGGTGCGGCGGCGGCTGCACGAGGCGACCGTGCATCGCGCCGACGCCGCGCTGGCGCTCGGCGTCGGTTACTCGCTCACACCTGAGCTGGCAGCCGACGCCATCAGCGAATGGCTTGAGCGAGTCGCGGCCCAAGCGGGCAGCAACGAAGCGGCGCTCCCGCTGGACGACGGCCAAACCGTCCACCTGCACGCCGACGACCATGGTCTGGGCGCGGCCGGTGAATGGACCATCCGCGCCGGCGGGCATCGGATCACGTGGTCACACGGCCACGACAAGGGCGACGTGGCGTTGCGCGGCGGGGCGGTCGACCTGCTGCTGGCAGTCGTGCGGCGAGTTGCGGTCGCCGACACCGACATCGCGGTATTTGGTGACGCGTCGATTTGGCAGAACTGGCTCGACCGCACGCCGTTCTAG
- a CDS encoding nuclear transport factor 2 family protein: MTTSEMATVLAWHDALNAGDTDTLLALSSDDIEVGDAHGAAQGHAALQEWATAHPRHAEVGRIYVHDGVVVVEQKVGGPGESGQTVASAFRVVHDHVTSVFRHDNVAAALAATDLTDADLVD, from the coding sequence ATGACCACATCGGAGATGGCCACCGTATTGGCGTGGCACGACGCGTTGAATGCGGGCGACACCGACACGCTGCTGGCCCTGTCCAGCGACGACATCGAAGTCGGCGACGCGCACGGCGCCGCCCAGGGCCACGCCGCGTTGCAGGAGTGGGCAACCGCTCACCCGCGCCACGCAGAGGTGGGCCGGATCTATGTGCACGACGGCGTGGTGGTGGTCGAGCAAAAGGTCGGCGGACCGGGTGAATCCGGCCAAACCGTCGCGTCGGCGTTCCGTGTGGTGCACGATCACGTGACTTCGGTGTTCCGTCACGACAATGTGGCTGCGGCGCTGGCCGCGACCGATCTGACGGACGCCGATCTCGTCGACTGA
- the rfbA gene encoding glucose-1-phosphate thymidylyltransferase RfbA — protein MRGIILAGGSGTRLHPITMGVSKQLLPVYDKPMIYYPLSTLMMAGIRDIQVITTVPDAAAFQRLLGDGSQFGINITYAVQGRPEGLAQAFAIGAGHIGSDSVALALGDNIFYGPGLGTNLRRHQNIDGGAIFAYWVANPSAYGVVDFSPDGIALSIEEKPATPKSNFAVPGLYFYDNDVVEIARNLKPSARGEYEITDVNRTYLNQGRLTVDVLARGTAWLDTGTFDSLADAGDYIRTLERRQGLKVSVPEEIAWRMGYIDDAQLTRRAETLLKSGYGTYLLQLLERG, from the coding sequence ATGCGAGGGATCATTCTGGCCGGTGGCTCGGGGACTCGGCTTCATCCGATCACCATGGGTGTCAGCAAGCAGTTGCTGCCCGTCTACGACAAGCCGATGATCTACTACCCGCTGTCGACCCTGATGATGGCCGGGATACGCGACATCCAGGTGATCACCACCGTTCCCGACGCCGCCGCATTCCAACGACTTCTCGGTGACGGCAGCCAATTCGGCATCAACATCACCTACGCGGTACAAGGTCGCCCCGAGGGTCTGGCCCAGGCATTCGCCATCGGCGCCGGCCATATCGGGTCCGACTCGGTGGCTTTGGCGTTGGGCGACAACATCTTCTACGGCCCAGGACTCGGCACCAACCTCCGCCGCCACCAAAACATAGACGGCGGAGCAATTTTCGCCTACTGGGTGGCCAACCCGTCGGCCTATGGTGTCGTCGACTTCAGCCCGGACGGCATTGCTCTCTCGATCGAGGAGAAGCCGGCGACGCCGAAGTCGAATTTCGCGGTGCCCGGTCTGTACTTCTACGACAACGACGTCGTCGAGATTGCCCGGAACCTGAAACCCTCTGCGCGTGGCGAATACGAGATCACCGATGTCAATCGGACCTACCTCAATCAGGGCCGGCTGACCGTCGACGTGCTGGCCCGCGGTACCGCCTGGCTGGATACCGGGACGTTCGACTCACTGGCCGACGCCGGCGACTACATTCGCACGCTCGAGCGTCGCCAAGGTCTGAAAGTCAGCGTCCCCGAAGAAATCGCGTGGCGGATGGGCTACATCGACGATGCGCAGCTGACCCGGCGCGCCGAAACTTTGCTGAAATCCGGCTACGGCACCTATTTGCTGCAGCTACTGGAACGGGGCTGA
- a CDS encoding PPE family protein, with protein MYSGPGSTSMRTASAAWNLIAAELESAAIQYQSTIDVLDDEWLGPTSATMAAAVAPYITWMTTTGALAGQAAAQASDAASAYEAAFAMTVPPMEIAANRAQLAMLVATNVIGQNTPAIAANEAMYGEMWAQDAAAMYGYAGSSAAASAVKPFTQAPETSNPAAQAMQGSAVSQANGASTGAGVQSQLQQLTSAIPGSLNQLTSPMSAAAAPQDFGFLGQILNFLDGADGNSIGTFLNSSLVNGFVSAGYTSPAIITPAVTSGIADINSLNPNVESAPGGAGVTGYIAPPPPVPTPAAVPGGGVSVNTGGSTLVGKLSVPPAWSATAQVANHSGVTYAGGGWTNAVGPAGGGTEAVPAGMPGMPGASAARNGGFGHGPRYGNRLTVMGRPLSGG; from the coding sequence ATGTATTCCGGTCCCGGGTCGACGTCCATGCGCACGGCGTCAGCGGCGTGGAATCTGATCGCCGCCGAGCTCGAGTCGGCCGCAATCCAGTACCAGTCCACGATCGACGTGCTGGACGACGAATGGCTCGGCCCGACATCCGCGACCATGGCCGCCGCCGTCGCCCCCTACATCACCTGGATGACCACGACCGGAGCGCTGGCCGGCCAGGCCGCGGCCCAAGCCTCGGACGCCGCGAGCGCCTACGAAGCGGCTTTCGCGATGACCGTCCCCCCGATGGAAATCGCCGCCAACCGCGCGCAGCTGGCCATGCTGGTCGCGACCAATGTCATCGGCCAAAACACTCCAGCGATCGCCGCCAACGAAGCCATGTACGGCGAGATGTGGGCCCAGGACGCCGCCGCGATGTACGGCTACGCCGGAAGCTCGGCGGCCGCATCGGCGGTCAAGCCGTTCACTCAGGCACCGGAAACGTCTAACCCCGCCGCACAGGCGATGCAAGGTTCGGCGGTCAGCCAGGCCAACGGCGCCAGTACCGGCGCCGGCGTCCAATCTCAGCTGCAGCAGCTCACCTCGGCGATCCCAGGGTCGCTGAATCAGCTCACCTCGCCGATGTCCGCGGCGGCTGCCCCGCAAGACTTCGGCTTCCTCGGTCAGATCCTGAACTTCCTGGACGGCGCCGACGGTAACTCCATCGGAACCTTCCTGAACTCGAGCCTGGTGAACGGTTTCGTGTCGGCCGGCTACACCAGTCCTGCGATCATCACGCCCGCGGTCACCAGTGGTATCGCCGACATCAACTCGTTGAACCCCAACGTCGAGTCGGCGCCCGGCGGTGCCGGCGTCACCGGATACATCGCTCCGCCGCCGCCGGTTCCGACTCCCGCGGCCGTGCCGGGCGGGGGCGTGTCGGTGAACACCGGCGGCAGCACTCTGGTCGGCAAGCTGTCCGTCCCGCCGGCGTGGTCGGCGACGGCGCAAGTCGCCAACCACAGCGGCGTCACCTACGCCGGCGGTGGCTGGACCAACGCGGTGGGTCCGGCTGGCGGTGGTACCGAAGCCGTGCCGGCCGGTATGCCGGGCATGCCGGGCGCGTCCGCAGCCCGCAACGGCGGCTTCGGACACGGTCCCCGCTACGGCAACCGGTTGACCGTCATGGGACGCCCATTGTCCGGCGGCTGA
- a CDS encoding pyridoxal phosphate-dependent aminotransferase: MGDVTTHQLPWQGAGHQPRQRTFAQSSKLQDVLYEIRGPVHDHAARLEAEGHRILKLNIGNPAPFGFDAPDVIMRDMIQALPYAQGYSDSKGILPARRAVVTRYELVEGFPRFDVDDVYLGNGVSELITLTLQALLDNGDQVLIPAPDYPLWTASTSLAGGTPVHYLCDETQGWQPDIADIESKITDRTKALVVINPNNPTGAVYSREILTQITELARKHQLLLLADEIYDKILYDDARHISLASLAPDLLCLTFNGLSKAYRVAGYRAGWLAITGPKDHASSFIEGIHLLANMRLCPNVPAQHAIQVALGGHQSIDDLVLPGGRLLEQRDVAWSKLNEIPGVSCVKPAGALYAFPRLDPEVYEIVDDEQLVLDLLLQEKILVTQGTGFNWPAPDHLRIVTLPWSRDLARAIERLGNFLASYRQ; encoded by the coding sequence ATTGGTGACGTGACCACTCACCAGCTGCCCTGGCAAGGCGCGGGACATCAGCCGCGGCAGCGCACGTTCGCGCAGTCTTCGAAGCTGCAGGACGTGCTCTACGAGATCCGCGGCCCGGTGCACGATCACGCCGCGCGCCTCGAGGCCGAGGGGCACCGCATCCTCAAGCTCAACATCGGCAACCCCGCGCCGTTCGGCTTCGATGCGCCCGACGTCATCATGCGCGACATGATCCAAGCGCTGCCTTACGCGCAGGGTTACTCGGACTCCAAGGGCATCCTGCCGGCGCGGCGCGCAGTGGTCACCCGATACGAACTCGTCGAGGGCTTTCCCCGTTTCGACGTCGACGACGTATACCTGGGCAACGGAGTGTCCGAGCTGATCACGCTGACCCTGCAAGCGTTGCTGGACAACGGCGATCAGGTGCTGATCCCCGCGCCGGACTATCCACTGTGGACCGCCTCGACGTCGCTCGCGGGTGGCACCCCGGTGCACTACCTGTGCGACGAAACCCAGGGCTGGCAGCCGGATATCGCCGACATCGAGTCGAAGATCACCGATCGCACCAAGGCGCTGGTGGTGATCAACCCGAACAACCCAACCGGCGCCGTCTACAGCCGCGAAATCCTCACGCAGATCACCGAATTGGCTCGCAAACACCAGCTGCTGCTGCTCGCCGACGAGATCTACGACAAGATCCTCTACGACGATGCCCGGCACATCAGCCTGGCGTCCTTGGCGCCGGACCTGCTGTGCCTGACGTTCAACGGCCTCTCAAAGGCCTATCGGGTCGCCGGGTATCGGGCCGGTTGGCTGGCCATCACCGGACCCAAGGACCACGCCAGCAGCTTCATCGAAGGCATTCATCTGCTGGCGAATATGCGGTTGTGCCCGAATGTCCCTGCGCAACATGCGATTCAGGTCGCGCTGGGTGGTCATCAGAGCATCGACGACTTGGTGTTGCCCGGTGGTCGTCTGCTCGAGCAGCGCGATGTCGCGTGGTCCAAGCTGAACGAGATCCCCGGGGTGTCGTGCGTCAAGCCCGCCGGTGCGCTGTACGCGTTCCCGCGGCTCGATCCCGAGGTGTACGAGATCGTCGACGACGAGCAACTCGTTCTCGATCTGCTATTGCAGGAAAAGATCTTGGTGACCCAGGGAACCGGGTTCAATTGGCCCGCACCGGATCACCTGCGGATCGTCACTCTGCCCTGGTCGCGCGACCTGGCCCGCGCCATCGAGCGGCTGGGCAACTTCCTAGCCAGCTACCGCCAATAG
- a CDS encoding 4Fe-4S dicluster domain-containing protein yields the protein MQTQMLIRLIVGLGGTAVIALLALRRVLWLFKLTMSGQPATGRTDDIGARIWAQISEVFGQRKLLKWSIPGIAHFLTMWGFFILATVYVEAYGALFDDHFHIPLVGRWDGLGFLQDFIALGVLVGIGTFTIIRLRSEPKEYGRSSRFYGSHTGGAWLILFMIFLVILSFSIFRGASAVTGTLPYGWGAFFSHGMGVLMQPLGVTANEWIETIALLAHIAVALVFLLIVLHSKHLHIFLAPINVTFKRLPNGLGPLLPLESHGKPIDFEDPAEDAIFGRGKIEDFTWKGNLDFATCTECGRCQSQCPAWNTGKPLSPKLVIMDLRDHWMAKAPYILGEKESPLESTPEGGITEDLTGEKHDEEHHVPESGFGRIVGSGPAQATRPLVGTAEQGGVIDPDVLWSCVNCGACVEQCPVDIEHIDHIVDMRRYQVMMESEFPSELSVLFKNLETKANPWGQNASARTDWISEVDFDVPVYGEDVDSFDGFEYLFWVGCAGAYDDKAKKTTKAVAELLATAGVKYLVLGTGETCNGDSARRSGNEFLFQQLAAQAKETLDGLFEGVETVDRKIVVTCPHCFNTLGREYKQLGANYTVLHHTQLLNRLVRDKQLVPVSPVSEDVTYHDPCFLGRHNKVYEAPRELIGAAGAKLAEMPRHADRSFCCGAGGARMWMEEHIGKRINHERVDEALATGASTVAVACPFCRVMITDGVNDRQEAAGREGVDVRDVAQLLLESLDRSTVTLPEKGTAAKEAAERAEKAEKTAPKASTATAPAPAAEPEVAEPAEEKPAEAKTEAAPVKGLGIAGGAKRPGAKKAAPKAEAAQASSATEEEAPKASAAAAPVKGLGIAGGAKRPGAKKTAAKPAAATPSEPTEPETTSEPAEEKPAEAKTEAAAPAAPVKGLGIAAGAKRPGAKKAAAPTPKPEAAPKAESTPEPEAKQEPQSTPADTGGNGDGGGAPAAPVKGLGIARGARPPGKR from the coding sequence GTGCAGACGCAGATGCTGATCAGATTGATCGTCGGCTTGGGCGGGACCGCGGTCATCGCTTTGCTCGCACTCCGCCGAGTCCTGTGGCTGTTCAAGCTCACCATGTCCGGCCAGCCCGCCACCGGTCGCACCGACGACATCGGCGCGCGGATCTGGGCGCAGATCTCGGAGGTGTTCGGCCAGCGCAAGCTGCTGAAATGGTCGATCCCGGGAATCGCGCACTTCCTCACCATGTGGGGCTTCTTCATCCTCGCCACGGTGTACGTCGAGGCCTACGGCGCGTTGTTCGACGACCACTTCCACATCCCGCTCGTCGGGCGCTGGGATGGGCTCGGTTTCCTGCAGGACTTCATCGCCCTCGGCGTGCTCGTCGGCATCGGCACCTTCACGATCATCCGGTTGCGTTCCGAGCCCAAGGAATACGGCCGCTCGTCGCGGTTCTACGGCTCGCACACCGGTGGCGCCTGGCTGATCCTGTTCATGATCTTCCTGGTCATCCTCAGCTTCTCGATCTTCCGCGGCGCTTCGGCCGTCACCGGCACCCTGCCCTACGGCTGGGGGGCGTTCTTCTCGCACGGCATGGGCGTGCTCATGCAGCCGCTCGGCGTCACCGCCAACGAATGGATCGAGACCATCGCGCTGCTGGCCCACATCGCGGTCGCCCTGGTGTTCCTGCTGATCGTGCTGCACTCCAAGCACCTGCACATCTTCCTGGCGCCGATCAACGTCACGTTCAAGCGACTGCCCAACGGACTCGGTCCGCTGCTGCCCCTGGAGTCACACGGCAAGCCGATCGACTTCGAAGATCCCGCCGAGGACGCCATCTTCGGGCGCGGCAAAATCGAGGACTTCACCTGGAAGGGCAACCTCGACTTCGCCACCTGTACCGAGTGTGGGCGCTGCCAGTCGCAGTGTCCGGCATGGAACACCGGAAAGCCGTTGTCTCCCAAGCTCGTCATCATGGACCTGCGCGATCACTGGATGGCCAAGGCGCCCTACATCCTCGGTGAGAAGGAAAGCCCGCTCGAGAGCACGCCCGAAGGCGGCATCACCGAGGACTTGACCGGTGAGAAGCACGACGAGGAGCACCACGTGCCCGAGTCGGGCTTCGGACGCATCGTCGGATCCGGACCAGCGCAAGCCACCCGTCCCCTGGTCGGCACCGCGGAGCAGGGCGGCGTCATCGACCCCGACGTCCTCTGGTCGTGCGTGAACTGCGGCGCCTGCGTCGAACAGTGCCCGGTGGACATCGAACACATCGACCACATCGTCGACATGCGCCGCTACCAGGTGATGATGGAATCCGAGTTCCCCTCGGAGCTGTCGGTGCTGTTCAAAAACCTGGAGACCAAGGCCAACCCGTGGGGCCAGAACGCATCGGCGCGTACCGACTGGATCAGCGAGGTCGACTTCGACGTCCCGGTCTACGGCGAGGACGTCGACAGCTTCGACGGCTTCGAGTACCTGTTCTGGGTCGGCTGCGCGGGCGCCTACGACGACAAGGCCAAAAAGACCACCAAGGCCGTCGCGGAACTGCTGGCCACCGCCGGGGTGAAGTATCTGGTGCTGGGCACCGGTGAGACCTGCAACGGTGACTCCGCCCGCCGGTCGGGCAACGAGTTCCTGTTCCAGCAGTTGGCCGCGCAGGCCAAGGAGACTCTCGACGGATTGTTCGAGGGCGTGGAGACGGTCGACCGCAAGATCGTGGTGACCTGTCCGCACTGCTTCAACACCCTGGGCCGGGAATACAAGCAGCTGGGTGCCAACTACACCGTGCTGCACCACACGCAGCTGCTGAACCGGCTGGTGCGTGACAAGCAACTCGTTCCGGTGAGCCCGGTTTCCGAGGACGTCACCTACCACGACCCCTGCTTCCTGGGCCGCCACAACAAGGTCTACGAGGCTCCGCGTGAGCTGATCGGCGCGGCCGGGGCAAAGCTCGCCGAGATGCCGCGGCATGCCGACCGCAGCTTCTGCTGCGGCGCCGGTGGGGCGCGGATGTGGATGGAAGAGCACATCGGCAAGCGGATCAACCACGAGCGCGTCGACGAAGCGCTGGCCACTGGCGCCTCGACCGTCGCGGTCGCGTGCCCGTTCTGCCGGGTGATGATCACCGACGGCGTCAACGACCGTCAGGAGGCGGCCGGCCGCGAAGGCGTCGACGTCCGCGACGTGGCGCAGCTGCTTCTCGAGTCGCTCGATCGCAGCACGGTCACATTGCCGGAGAAGGGCACCGCGGCCAAGGAAGCCGCCGAGCGTGCGGAGAAGGCCGAGAAGACCGCCCCGAAGGCGTCCACCGCGACAGCTCCGGCGCCGGCCGCCGAGCCAGAGGTCGCGGAGCCGGCCGAGGAGAAGCCCGCCGAAGCTAAGACGGAAGCCGCGCCGGTCAAGGGTCTGGGCATCGCCGGTGGGGCCAAGCGCCCCGGCGCCAAGAAGGCGGCTCCCAAAGCCGAAGCCGCGCAAGCTTCTTCGGCCACCGAAGAGGAGGCTCCCAAGGCGTCGGCGGCTGCCGCGCCGGTCAAGGGCCTGGGCATCGCCGGCGGGGCCAAGCGCCCCGGCGCGAAGAAGACGGCCGCCAAGCCGGCGGCTGCGACACCGTCCGAACCCACCGAGCCCGAGACGACGTCCGAGCCGGCCGAGGAAAAGCCCGCCGAAGCCAAGACGGAAGCCGCGGCGCCGGCGGCACCGGTCAAGGGCCTGGGCATCGCAGCCGGGGCCAAGCGCCCGGGCGCCAAGAAGGCCGCCGCCCCGACCCCGAAGCCGGAAGCCGCACCGAAAGCAGAGTCCACGCCCGAGCCCGAGGCGAAGCAAGAGCCGCAATCCACGCCTGCCGACACCGGCGGCAACGGCGACGGTGGCGGCGCGCCGGCGGCACCGGTCAAGGGTCTGGGGATCGCCCGCGGGGCCCGTCCGCCAGGTAAGCGCTGA